A segment of the Hemicordylus capensis ecotype Gifberg chromosome 6, rHemCap1.1.pri, whole genome shotgun sequence genome:
aatccctatgagaattcattgcacaccttcatttcttctgtttactttgattgtcattggacagtgccaattgtcaactgccatgtgccaactacactcacGTCCCGCAAGGGAGTGGGGTACTGAGTTTACTTTTTAAGTTATAGAAATgcaccccagcctccaggaatcccttaATTCACTGTGTGAGgcgtgtggtgcattgggggatttccttgCAAGCGACGTGCTCTGGTCCTCAATGATGGCCAACTCTTTGCCTGCAGGAGCCTGGGGATCCCACATTCCAATTTTGACTCTGACACATAGGAATTATTTTCCATGCCTTTTGCAAAGCTATGTGATTTTCTTGTGCCACCACAATTATGCTCATAGCACAAGTGCACCATTAGTCCAGAAGTATGCCACGTTTTGAATGAGGCAGTTCCAACTTTCCCCATTAAAATGGTGCCCTGTGTTACATTGGACTATCATGAATCTTGACTTTGGATGAAGTACCAGATTACATTCCTACCTGAGTCAAGTCTCTGTGCCACTGGATTTGGTCCTCATTAATGGTCAACTCTTTGCCTGGAGGAGCCTGAGGATCCAGCCTTCCGACTTTGACTTGGACATAGGAGTCATTTTGGAAAGTGACCAAATTGGTAACATCAAATCCAGCTGCTAATTCTCCATGTTTGTTAAACTTAACATTGTCACCAATACTGTTGTTGAATGAGATGGTTTGAAGCAATGAATGGAGCTGGAAAGAGAATCAATGAGAATTTAAAATGTGGTATTATTTGCACTCAGATATTTCAGATAACTGCAATTTTTCTCATTGGGGAAGCTGCATAAGAATGCACCTGTATAACCGACAGTACTCCACTTTAGGTAACAGATAATGGGAGAAGGCAGCAAATCCGGAGTAATTAGAAATCATTTCAGGAGTTGCAAATGATGTTGGGAGAACTTATAAAAAACACGTGCAGAACCTTTTTGCTTATTTTTGGGTTGGGGTGAGGGTGCATCAATATCTaacaaaggaaggaagcaagaaaTATAAaaggtgtgtgagagaggaaaggACAAGAGAtaggttcctatgttctatcAGCAATCTCTGGTCAATAGCTTGACTTCAAGTCAAAGCATGATACATCAGCACAAGCTTTGACAATAACATTTGGCCAGAGAAGAGCCATTACCTGCCAGGGTTCCATATGCAGAGGGATAAGCCTGCTCCAGTCCTCCAGTGTTCTGTGTCTGGATCTAGATGCAAGTCTTATATGTAAGGCATGTGCAAGAGCATAGACAGCATTATAGATGCTGTAACTGTGGCCGGTCATGCTCATTTCAAACAAAGGGGCAGGAAGGCTCTCCAGCTTCTCTACTCCAGTACAGTTTTTATGCATTTCATtgaagtacagggtttttttGGTGGAACACTGAAATGCTTCCTCCCAGAAAACCTTGATAAATCCATCTCTTCTTACCTCAAATGGGTTGATCATCTGGAGGAATTCCAGGAAGCCTGGATGCTTCTTTGTGTGTATGGTGATAGAAAGAGCACCATGGAACACACCATCACGGAATGTTTGCATATGTGACCACCTTTGAATGGCATCATAAAGGAACTCAATCTGGGCTGTTGTAATCCACACTTTCCCTGTAGGAAACTTGGATACAGGAAATAGTTGGTAAACTGTTGTTAGAAATATAACATTTCCCAACCATATTATGGACGTAGCTTCTccataaatgataacagaaatgGCTTTGCTCTCCAGGAAAACTGAAATTCTTTTAGAAATATCATGAAAAAATTCACCTGCGTGTATAAGTTTGGTTATAGGTCTTTCTGTGAAGGCTGAACAGATTCCATTCTGAGAAAGCAATGACTCTAAAACCTTCAGGAAATGATCTCCACCATCATTGTCCGTAGCAATGAGCCCTACCCATTTCCACCCAAAATAAAGAAGTAATTGGACAATCCCTTGATAGTGAAGGGCTTCATTGGGGATTGTGCAGTAAAAGGAAGTGGAATAGGTTTGATCAATCCGTGCTGGTTCAAAGGAGCCATATGaaaactaaaggaaacaaaatttCAGAAGAGCTTCATGTTAGAGAAGGAATCAGACTGATTGAGGTTTTTTCCAACTAACATTTGTTATTCAAGTTTTTCTCCCTTATTTTATTCTCTACATCACATTCTACATCATCATTATGAGACAGGAATCCCCATAATGAACTATTGTACACTATGCTGAACTTGGAGTAAATATGTTAAGGATCCGAGTGTTAAAGAGCAATTTAGATATCTTTCAGCTGAAAGGAAGATGGAAATATTTGCATTTAAGATCTACCTGACAGAAATAAAACAGGAGTAGTTTTTCCTGGCCTGGAGTTGCAGCTGATGAAAGTTTAGTTTCAAAGTTCAATTTGTGACTCTCTGGGAACTGTTGATGTACAGAACTCCTAGCAGATGAGAGGTAGAAATTGTAGCTCTTGTTATGCGTCACTGCTGTTCACGTtgttttcagctttttttttttgtttggtaATTTTCAACCTTACCTCCCCATAATTATGAACCATCCAAAGTCTAGAGAAAAGAAAAGTGAAATATGTGTGGGATTTGGTTAAAACCCAATGGTCCCCAAGTGTGGATACCTGTGGAATCTTGTAAAGGCCTAAGGTGTCTGCCATGTGTGATGAAGTATCAGCATCAAGTCCCCCAATGACTCCAATTACATTTCTCTGGATGCCACATTTGTAGTTGGGGACAAATCTCTGTGATTTGAAGAGCAGGTCCAGTGTGGTGCGGTAGGTCATTCTCTCATTGGAGTAGCTGTCGTAGATGTGAAACCCAAGTGTGATATTGGGCAAGATCTCAGCGTTCTCATTGATCTCATCCACTGCAAAGGCCAAGGCCAGGATGTGCTGGTAGAACTTCATCATCATGCTGAAAATGAAATGTGTGGAGAACTTTACAATGCCTAAAATCACATTATAGGTCCCATTTAGTCCTTTTGATTTGCCATTCAACTGTGTACACTGACTATGGTTACAGTGTTAAAAGGAGCATACCAGTAAGCCCTGCTCATACATGGACACCCTCAATCTCTTTGCCTCCCTTCCCTCCAGGCATTCAGTTTTCAACAGTAAATGGGAATGCTGTACTTTGGGAGAGATTTTTCTCTATGATTAGGAGTAAGTGCTCAGCATTCCTGATAGTAGGAAGGATCTTGGCCTAGATCTtaaagcatttgtctctgcagagagAAGTTCTGGCTTCAAGCTGTTTCTCCTCATTAAGTCTCACTAAAACAAAGGGAAAattattgtgtttttctttttttgctaacAATAGATTGAAGACACTGAAATCATTTTTGAAGTGAGGAATAGCTTATTCTCAAGTCAAAGCCATATTGCAAATATATAAGTATTCAGACAGAAAGTGCTGAGCTATCCAGGCAGAATGAAACCaatgtttaaaaagaaattcagacCCAAACGGCAACTGTAGcgaatagtggatttaagcccagcctttgtctcaaggcaagtccacgtgggggaaagaggcaggtaaaaggaca
Coding sequences within it:
- the LOC128329729 gene encoding vomeronasal type-2 receptor 26-like — translated: MPARQTSAYPQATLMVVEEDNIKCSRSDPLHIPHEWYQPGEILIGGIASCIFYRSPKYFFKKAPTQEWNKDNKDMMMKFYQHILALAFAVDEINENAEILPNITLGFHIYDSYSNERMTYRTTLDLLFKSQRFVPNYKCGIQRNVIGVIGGLDADTSSHMADTLGLYKIPQFSYGSFEPARIDQTYSTSFYCTIPNEALHYQGIVQLLLYFGWKWVGLIATDNDGGDHFLKVLESLLSQNGICSAFTERPITKLIHAGEFFHDISKRISVFLESKAISVIIYGEATSIIWLGNVIFLTTVYQLFPVSKFPTGKVWITTAQIEFLYDAIQRWSHMQTFRDGVFHGALSITIHTKKHPGFLEFLQMINPFEVRRDGFIKVFWEEAFQCSTKKTLYFNEMHKNCTGVEKLESLPAPLFEMSMTGHSYSIYNAVYALAHALHIRLASRSRHRTLEDWSRLIPLHMEPWQLHSLLQTISFNNSIGDNVKFNKHGELAAGFDVTNLVTFQNDSYVQVKVGRLDPQAPPGKELTINEDQIQWHRDLTQVPPLSLCNDNCPPGYSKKRKEGKKFCCYGCSECPEGMISDKADMDSCLSCPKDQYPNKAQHGCIPKILHFLSIDELLGVTLAFLTIFFSLVSALVLGTFSKHQDTPIVKANNRSLTYVLLISLLLCFLSSLLFIGRPNKVTCLLQQTAFGIIFSIAVSSVLAKTITVVIVFKSSKPGSIFQKWVGGKLENAIVLSCSLVQIGICTFWLSASPPFPNLDMHSLTGEIIVECNEGSTILFYCVLGYLGLLAIISFTVAFLARKLPDSFNEAKFITFSMLVFCSVWISFVPTYLSTRGKHMVAVEIFSILASSAGLLGCIFIPKCYIILLRPDLNKREKIIRKL